A stretch of Planctomicrobium piriforme DNA encodes these proteins:
- the kdsB gene encoding 3-deoxy-manno-octulosonate cytidylyltransferase, whose product MPPSIVGIIPARLQSSRLPRKMLLRESGKPLIQYAWEAASRAKSLSQVLIATDSEEIADVARGFGARVAMTGDHPSGGDRIAEVVRRECTDASLIVNVQGDEPELPPEVIDGLVSAMQSRPEIEMGTLATPINSMAVLQDTSCVKVVCTADGRALYFSRLPIPYYRDGQPEDLLHPGEETAAYQQSPWKLHLGIYAYRPEFLLAITSMPRSRLEQLESLEQLRALEAGATILVKTVSHRSVGIDTAADYAAFLERQKRLG is encoded by the coding sequence ATGCCGCCTTCCATCGTGGGCATCATTCCCGCCCGTCTCCAGTCGTCCCGACTCCCGCGCAAGATGCTGTTGCGTGAGTCCGGGAAGCCGCTCATTCAGTATGCCTGGGAAGCAGCCTCTCGTGCCAAGTCGCTCAGTCAGGTACTTATTGCCACCGACAGCGAAGAGATCGCCGATGTCGCCAGGGGGTTTGGAGCCCGAGTCGCCATGACGGGCGACCATCCCAGCGGCGGAGACCGGATTGCGGAAGTGGTCCGTCGGGAATGCACGGATGCCTCGCTCATCGTGAATGTGCAGGGGGACGAACCCGAGTTGCCTCCCGAAGTGATCGATGGGCTCGTCTCGGCGATGCAATCCCGCCCTGAGATCGAGATGGGAACCTTGGCCACGCCGATCAATTCGATGGCCGTTCTGCAGGACACCAGTTGCGTGAAAGTGGTCTGCACCGCCGACGGCCGAGCCCTGTATTTCAGCCGGCTGCCGATTCCTTATTACCGCGACGGCCAGCCCGAGGATCTGCTGCATCCCGGCGAGGAAACGGCCGCCTATCAGCAGAGCCCTTGGAAGCTGCACTTGGGAATTTACGCCTATCGCCCAGAGTTCCTGCTCGCCATCACCAGCATGCCGCGCTCTCGATTGGAGCAACTCGAAAGCCTGGAGCAACTTCGGGCACTCGAAGCGGGGGCGACAATCCTCGTCAAAACCGTCTCGCACCGGTCCGTTGGCATCGACACCGCCGCCGATTATGCTGCCTTTCTGGAACGACAGAAGAGACTCGGTTGA
- a CDS encoding CTP synthase → MTKHIFVTGGVVSSLGKGLTSASVGLLLERRGLRVRMQKMDPYLNVDPGTMSPYQHGEVYVLDDGSETDLDLGHYERFTKSPLSKLSNFTTGRIYSSVIQKERRGEYLGATVQVIPHITNEIKSHVMQLAGPDVDVVITELGGTVGDIEGLPFLEAIRQIPLDIGKENCLFIHLTLVPYLKAAREAKTKPTQYSVGQLRTIGIQPDILIVRTERPLGRENAEKIALFCNVEKRAVIEETDKEITIYEVPVGLAENGLDKLICEKLSLPIGNLNIDDWKGLMNTIRNPQHEVTIAVVGKYIDHRDAYKSIYESLSHAGFHHKTRVLIKRIEAEDCDSHDLDQLLGHVHGILVPGGFGYRGIEGKIKAVRYARENKIPFFGICLGMQCAVIEYARSILGCKDANSTEFAEDTPDPVICLLEEQKTVSDKGGTMRLGAQPAVLKEGSLARKAYGKAEISERHRHRYEFNPAYRDRLIEAGMIPAGTNPSGSLVEIIEVPKHPWFVAVQYHPEFKSSPLEPHPLFRDFVGAALQRQRGSISG, encoded by the coding sequence ATGACCAAGCATATTTTCGTGACTGGCGGCGTCGTCAGCTCTCTCGGTAAGGGGCTGACTTCCGCTTCCGTCGGGCTGCTGCTCGAACGACGCGGGCTCCGGGTGCGCATGCAGAAGATGGACCCGTACCTGAACGTCGACCCCGGCACGATGAGCCCTTACCAGCACGGCGAGGTCTACGTTCTCGACGACGGTTCGGAAACCGACCTCGACCTGGGCCACTATGAGCGGTTCACCAAAAGCCCGTTGTCGAAGCTTTCCAACTTCACGACCGGCCGGATCTACAGCAGCGTCATTCAGAAAGAACGCCGCGGCGAATATCTGGGCGCCACGGTGCAGGTGATTCCGCACATCACCAATGAAATCAAATCCCACGTCATGCAACTGGCGGGGCCGGACGTCGACGTCGTCATCACTGAACTCGGCGGCACCGTCGGGGACATTGAAGGTCTGCCGTTCCTGGAAGCGATTCGACAGATTCCGCTGGATATCGGCAAAGAAAACTGCCTGTTCATCCACCTCACGTTGGTCCCGTATCTCAAAGCCGCCCGCGAAGCGAAGACCAAGCCGACCCAATACAGCGTCGGCCAGCTGCGCACGATCGGCATTCAGCCGGACATTCTCATCGTGCGGACGGAACGCCCGCTGGGCCGCGAAAACGCGGAGAAGATCGCCCTCTTCTGCAACGTCGAAAAGCGAGCCGTCATTGAGGAAACCGACAAAGAGATTACGATCTACGAAGTGCCGGTCGGCCTGGCCGAGAACGGTCTCGACAAGCTGATCTGCGAAAAGCTCTCGCTGCCGATCGGGAATCTCAACATCGACGACTGGAAGGGGCTGATGAACACCATCCGCAACCCCCAGCACGAGGTGACCATCGCCGTCGTCGGCAAATACATCGACCACCGCGACGCGTATAAGTCGATCTACGAATCGCTCAGCCATGCCGGGTTCCATCACAAGACTCGAGTGCTGATCAAGCGCATCGAAGCCGAGGACTGCGATTCACACGACCTCGACCAGTTGCTGGGACACGTCCATGGCATCCTCGTTCCAGGCGGATTCGGCTACCGCGGCATCGAAGGCAAGATCAAGGCGGTGCGCTACGCCCGTGAAAACAAGATTCCGTTTTTCGGCATCTGCCTCGGCATGCAGTGTGCGGTGATCGAATATGCCCGCAGCATCCTGGGCTGCAAAGACGCCAACAGCACGGAATTCGCCGAAGACACCCCTGATCCTGTGATCTGTCTTCTGGAAGAGCAGAAAACAGTCTCCGACAAAGGGGGGACAATGCGGCTGGGAGCTCAGCCTGCCGTACTGAAGGAAGGCAGCCTCGCTCGCAAGGCCTATGGCAAGGCGGAAATCTCGGAACGGCACCGGCACCGTTACGAATTCAACCCCGCCTACCGCGACCGCCTGATCGAAGCCGGCATGATCCCCGCCGGCACGAATCCCAGCGGGTCGCTGGTCGAAATCATCGAAGTCCCCAAACACCCGTGGTTCGTGGCCGTGCAGTACCACCCGGAGTTCAAGTCATCTCCCCTGGAACCCCATCCCCTGTTCAGAGACTTTGTGGGGGCGGCACTGCAAAGGCAAAGAGGATCGATTTCGGGATAG
- a CDS encoding four helix bundle protein, protein MASFPDKPAYDLETRTFDFALHVRQFVRQLPRTLCNTEDAKQVVRSSGSVGANYIEANESLSKKDFRMRLRIARKEAKETRYWLRLIDIGSIKDLSESRDALIKEATEIMLILSAILSKSS, encoded by the coding sequence ATGGCGTCTTTCCCGGACAAACCGGCCTATGACCTGGAAACCCGGACTTTCGATTTCGCGCTTCATGTCCGGCAATTTGTTCGCCAACTTCCTCGCACACTCTGCAATACGGAAGATGCAAAGCAAGTTGTTCGCTCTTCCGGTTCCGTCGGCGCGAACTATATTGAAGCGAATGAGTCCCTGAGTAAAAAAGACTTTCGCATGCGACTTCGGATCGCCCGAAAAGAGGCGAAGGAGACACGCTACTGGCTGCGATTAATTGACATCGGATCGATCAAAGACTTGAGCGAAAGTCGAGATGCTCTCATCAAGGAGGCGACCGAGATCATGCTGATCCTGTCGGCCATTTTAAGTAAGTCCTCTTGA
- the metG gene encoding methionine--tRNA ligase encodes MTTSRRLLVTSALPYANGHIHIGHLVEYIQTDIWVRFQKLRGHNCRYFCADDTHGTAIMIRARQEGRSEEEVIADMRTAHMADFAKFGVEFDNYGSTNSEENRLQCHEFWKEIRAAGLVREKEIEQLFDPVANTFLADRFVKGTCPVCKSPNQYGDNCDKCGSTYTPADLIDPKSTLSGATPELRKALHLFVEIEQLHKFLEEWTQTSGALQSEIANYLKGHFLGEPLRDWDISRPAPYFGFEIPDAIGNYWYVWFDAPIGYIASTWEWCKRNGENLADWWQSTGTEIHHFIGKDITYFHTLFWPAMLKTAGHSLPTKVHIHGFLTVDGEKMSKSKGTFVQAATYAKHLDPSYLRYFYASKLSNRVDDIDLNFEEFKTKVDSDLVGKVVNIASRCAKFVAKQSLAAAYPDDGGLFAQAAAVGEKIAELYESCDYNAAMREVMVLADRANQYIEAKEPWKVAKDPARSEELRDICTVGLNLFRQLAFYLAPVLPELKRQTEALLNSPITSWNDAQTPLTGTAVSEYQHMLKRVDPKQVEKMIEESKDSAAPASAPEPASPWNDGPEPLLKEPLTGEHCTIDDFMKIDMRVARVVEAGHVEGADKLIQLKLSLGGTETRNVFAGIKSCYKPEDLVGRLVICCSNLAPRKMRFGVSEGMVLACGPGGKEIFLLNPDDGAKPGMRVH; translated from the coding sequence ATGACAACCTCACGTCGTCTCCTCGTCACTTCCGCTCTCCCCTACGCCAACGGCCACATCCATATCGGCCATCTGGTGGAGTACATCCAGACTGACATCTGGGTGCGGTTTCAGAAGCTGCGCGGGCACAACTGCCGGTACTTCTGCGCCGACGACACGCATGGCACCGCCATCATGATCCGGGCTCGGCAAGAGGGGCGGAGCGAGGAAGAAGTCATCGCCGATATGCGCACCGCCCACATGGCGGACTTCGCGAAGTTCGGCGTCGAGTTCGACAACTACGGGTCGACGAACAGTGAAGAGAATCGGCTGCAGTGTCATGAGTTCTGGAAAGAGATCCGCGCGGCTGGTCTTGTCCGCGAAAAGGAAATCGAGCAGCTCTTTGATCCGGTCGCCAACACCTTCCTGGCTGACCGATTTGTCAAAGGGACATGCCCCGTCTGTAAATCGCCCAATCAGTACGGCGATAACTGCGACAAGTGCGGGAGTACCTACACGCCTGCAGATCTCATCGACCCGAAAAGCACGCTCAGCGGGGCGACGCCCGAGCTACGGAAGGCGCTGCATCTGTTCGTGGAGATTGAACAGCTTCACAAGTTCCTGGAGGAGTGGACGCAGACCAGCGGGGCGCTGCAGAGCGAAATTGCCAATTATCTGAAGGGACACTTCCTCGGCGAACCTCTCCGTGACTGGGACATCTCACGCCCGGCACCCTACTTCGGGTTCGAAATCCCCGACGCCATTGGGAACTACTGGTACGTCTGGTTCGATGCCCCCATCGGCTACATCGCCAGCACCTGGGAATGGTGCAAACGCAACGGTGAAAATCTCGCCGACTGGTGGCAGAGCACCGGCACCGAGATTCATCATTTCATCGGCAAGGACATCACGTATTTCCATACGCTGTTCTGGCCCGCGATGCTCAAAACCGCTGGCCACAGTCTGCCGACCAAGGTCCACATTCACGGCTTCCTGACGGTCGATGGCGAGAAGATGTCCAAATCGAAGGGCACCTTCGTTCAGGCTGCGACTTACGCCAAGCATCTCGACCCGTCATACCTGCGATACTTCTATGCCTCGAAGCTCAGCAACCGAGTCGACGACATCGACCTGAATTTCGAAGAATTCAAAACGAAGGTCGATTCCGACCTCGTCGGTAAGGTGGTGAACATCGCCAGCCGGTGTGCGAAGTTTGTTGCGAAGCAGTCGCTCGCGGCGGCCTATCCGGACGACGGCGGCCTCTTCGCTCAGGCGGCTGCTGTCGGCGAGAAGATTGCCGAACTTTACGAGTCGTGTGACTACAATGCCGCCATGCGGGAAGTCATGGTGCTGGCCGACCGCGCGAATCAGTACATCGAAGCGAAGGAACCCTGGAAGGTCGCCAAAGACCCTGCCCGTAGTGAAGAACTGCGCGACATCTGCACGGTCGGCCTCAATCTGTTTCGGCAACTGGCCTTTTATCTCGCGCCAGTGTTGCCGGAATTGAAGAGACAGACCGAAGCCCTGCTGAATTCTCCCATCACCAGTTGGAACGACGCTCAGACGCCGCTGACGGGCACGGCGGTGAGTGAGTACCAGCACATGCTCAAACGAGTGGATCCCAAACAGGTCGAAAAGATGATCGAAGAATCCAAAGACAGCGCCGCCCCGGCCTCAGCTCCTGAACCTGCCTCTCCATGGAACGACGGGCCAGAGCCGCTGCTGAAAGAACCGCTCACTGGCGAACACTGCACCATCGACGACTTCATGAAGATCGATATGCGGGTCGCCCGCGTCGTCGAAGCTGGTCATGTCGAAGGAGCCGATAAGCTGATTCAACTCAAGCTCTCGCTGGGTGGAACAGAAACCCGTAACGTCTTCGCCGGCATCAAAAGCTGCTACAAGCCGGAAGACCTGGTGGGCCGGCTGGTGATCTGCTGCTCGAACCTGGCCCCGCGCAAAATGCGATTCGGCGTCAGCGAAGGCATGGTCCTCGCCTGCGGCCCCGGCGGAAAAGAAATCTTCCTGCTGAATCCGGACGACGGCGCAAAGCCGGGCATGCGGGTGCATTAG